DNA from Papio anubis isolate 15944 chromosome 1, Panubis1.0, whole genome shotgun sequence:
CACTTGGAAGAGGACGAAGCAGTTGACCTGAGAGATGAAGTGCGCTGTTTGACCGTGACTTCGGGTTAGCATACTGCAGGGTCTtgcttcccttctcccctgattcttcccttggggtgggctgtccacatGCAGGGTGGCCTGTCAGCACTTGGGTGGGGGcgcatgtgcagtgtgtttactggagttgtgcACATGCTCACTCACGGTGTGCTTCCCTTACCAGTCCAGTGTTCCTAGAGGAAGATCAtccgccattttgcctcttagtgcccATGCTTGAGCCTATTCGCtcagctcctgagatcttatgggaagctgctgatcaccagtttcaggtgtttctgtcttttgggagactgcctttccctggcaccagctacaatcaattattattttagcgCACTAGCTTAACTGCCTGCCCATCACCCAATGGTTGCTTGATATTCCTGGGGTTAGGGGGTGGGGGCCTCTCCTGCTCTGCTCAGGTCTGACTAGTTACCTACTGTAACAGGAGGAGACCTCCAAATTCATCTCCCCAAGGAATTctggcctggctttttttttttttttttttttccttgtgatggagtctcgctctgttccccaggctggagtgcagtggcaggatctcagctcactgcaaccgctgcctcccaggttcaagcaattcttgtgcctcagcctttcgagtagctgggattacaggtgcgtgccaccacacctggctaatttttgtatttttagtagagacagggtttcaccgtgttggtcaggctggtctcaaactcctgacttcttgatccacctgccttggcctcccaaagtgctgggattacagggatgagccaccgagcctggcatGAGCTGGGGTTTTTAAGGGGATTGTAGAGGGAGAGAGGCTGTAAATTTGGTATCGTTTATTGGTCGGGGTAAGGGGGATGAAATCATCAGGATGTGGAAACTGCATTCTTTGGTGAGTTAGCTCCCTGTGAGGTCTTTCACAATGGCTGTCACCAGTAGTTTCACTGATATGCAGGACCTGGAAGAATACCTCAGGTGGAAAACAATGTTTTGCAAGCTTAAGTTGTCTGATGACAGGGTCTGCGTGATTCTGGGACAGTAGGCAGCAAGCAACTATGAGGAAGTGTCTCAGAGTTCAACGTGACCTCACGATGAATGCTGAACGTGCTGcaagctttattttcatttctctccctcccttcttccccaatttattttattttattttgagacagagtctcactctgtcgcccaggctggagtgcagtggtgtgatctcagttcaccacaacctccacctcctgggttcaagcaattctcctgcctcagcctcccgagtggctgggattacaggtgtgcaccaccacgccagctaatttttgtacttttttttttttttgagaccaagtctctctctgtagcccaggctagagtgcagtggcatgatcttggctcactgcaacctctgcctcccgggttcaagcgattctcctgcctcagcctccagagtagctgagattacaggtgtgcgcctctgcagagtaactgggattacaggcacgtgccactgcgctcagctaattttttgtatttttagtaaagacagggattcaccatgttggccaggctggtcttgaactcctgatctcaggtaatccgcctgccttggcctcccaaagtgctaggattacaggtgtgagccaccatgtccggcctaatttttttatttttagtagagtcggggtttcaccatgttggccaggctggtcttgaactcctgacctcaagtgatctgcctgccttggcctcccaaagtgctgggattacaggcgtgaaccactgcacccggcccctggttaattttataaagtttgttGGGACGGTTTCATTTCCATCTTGGTACACAGAGAGTTTCTTGTCCTTTTGTTGTTGCTAcagctgcatagtgttccatcaCATGGTTGTGCCATAGTTCATTTTCCAGTCCTCTGTGAACGGACATTTGTGTTATGTCCAAATTTGTGCTATTACAAATGCTGCAATGAATGCCTTTGTACATATATCATTTTCTTCCCTGACAGCTATATCAAGATAAATTCCCTGAAATGGAATTACAGGGTCAGACAGTTTTGATGAATCTTGTCAAGTTGATCTCTATAAGGGAGGTACCAATTTTTACTTCCATCAGCCATATAGGAGATTTTTGCCACCCTGAGATATGATAAAGCCCTGTTTTCTAATTAATAATCAAAGATGATTTTATAGCAACAGAAATTAGTGCATTTGTACGTTTCTGTTTacaaagaactttctttttttattgtattttttattgtatttttgcaagtctttttattttattataatacatgtaccctagaactatTATATATGTACcctacatgtaccctagaactatAACTATTATAatagttctagggtacatgtgcacaacgtgcagatttgttacataggtatacatgtgccatgttggtttgctgcacccatcaacttgtcatttacattagttatttctcctaatgctatccctcctgcagccccccagcccccaacaggtcccagtgtgtgatgttcccctccctgtgtccatgtgttctcattgttcaactcccactacaaagaactttcttatttattacactaaaataatagctaatatttattgagcacttacagcGTACCAGGGATTTTGGTGGACATTATCGAGTACTTGTTAAAAGCAGCTTGGAGTCTAACTGAATCTGAAATTTGGCTGCAACACTTAGTACCTATTTCCTTATGTGTAAAACTGGAAGGATTATAGTCCCTTCGTTGGTAGGCATTATCGTGGGGGTTAAACGCTAACACCACACGTAAAGTACCTAAAAGAGgtacttggctgggcatggtggctcacgcctataatcccagcactttgggaggccaaggcgggtggatcacctgaggtcaggagtttgagaccagcttggtaaaaccctatctctactaaaaatataaaaattagctgggcgcggtggcaggcacctgtagtcccagctactcgggaggctgaggcaggagaatcacttgaacccgggaggtggaggttgcagtgagccgagatcgcgccactgcactctggcctgggcaacagagcaagactccgtctcaaaagcaaacaaagtaTATATGGCTTATGTGAACAGTCAATAAATGCTGTTTACTATTATGCCTGAGCATTTCTATGAGGCAGGTTGTATTGTTCCCACCTTATATATAAGTAAGCCAAAGAACAGAGATACTGGGACATGTAATTGGTAATTGATAGAGCCAGGATTTTAATATATCTGCTCATATATTGTCTGATTTGACATTGTATGACTCATGGGTTTGGCCAGTATAGAAAGCTTTGTGCTGAGTGGTGAAGTTGTAATGTTTAACAACCAGATTGGAGTAAGAGAGAGCAGATATATACAGAGCTAGCTTCACAGCTACGTCATGCTCTGTTTTGTAATTGTTAATGATTTTGAACAAGAGgcctcacttatttatttatttatttatttttgagacagaatttcactcttgttgcccaggctggagtgcaatggcgcacaatctcggctcaccgcaacctctgcctcccgggttcaaccgattcttctgcctcagcctcccgagtagctgggattacaggcatgtgccaccatgcccagctaattttgtatttttagtagagacaggggtttctccatgttggccaggctggtctcgaactcctgacctcaggtgatccacctgcctcagcctcccaaagtgctgggattataggtgtgagccaccccgcctggtgaatttttttttattttttaaattaattaattatttttttgagatggagttttgctcttattgtccaggctggagtgcaatggcacgatctcggctcactgcaacctccacctcctgggttcaagcgattctcctgcctcagcctcctgaatagctgggattacaggcatgtgccaccacacccagctaattttgtatttttagtagagacagggtttctccatgttggtcaggctggtcttgaactcctgacctcggtcatctgcccgccttggcctcccaaagtgctggaattacaggcgtgagccaccgtgcccggcctggtcccacttatttacttattttattttatttatttttttgagataggatctcactctattgcccaggctggagtgcagtggcacaatcatgactcactgcagcctcaacttcccaggctcaggtgattcttctgcctcagcctcccaagtagctgggaccacaggtgcacactgccacacctggctcattctttttttttttttttttttttgagacagagtctcactctgtcacccaggctggagtgcagtggcatgatctcggctcactgcaagctccacctcccgggttcatgccattctcttgcctcagcctcccaagtagctgggactacaggcgcccaccaccacatccggctaatatttttttgtatttttagtagcgatggggtttcaccgtgttagccagaatggtcttatctcctgacctcatgatctgccagcctcggcctcccaaagtgctgggattacaggcgtgagccactgcgcctggcccacacctgactaattctttgattttcaccatgttgtccagactggtcttgagctcctgggctcaagcgatccacctgccttgccctcccaaagtgttgagattacaggcgtcagccaccacgtctggtcttttttttttttagagtggagatctcactatgttgcccaggctggtctcttttttttttttttttttgagacggagtctcgcgctgtgtcacccaggctggagtgcagtggcgcgttctcggctcactgcaagctccacctcccaggttcaggccattctcctgcctcagcctccgagtagctgggactacaggcgccaacccaggctggtctctaacctgagctcaagcgatcctcccacctcagcctcctgagtagctgggactgcaggcacacattaccacacccagctccacCTCTTTAGTTTGCAATGGGTACCACAAATTAGGTAGTCAGTCCTGTGTGCATATATGTTGCATGTGTATTATAACTTTCACTGATGTAAATGATGTGTAGCATACAGTTTACAAATACTAAAATATACAGGACTCTATTGTGAACTCCATATAGTCAGTTCTCACAGTATGTTTTATTGGATGTTGTGTAGCTTCCCTATGGTCCCAATTGATCAAGGAGCATAGTTCAGACATGAATGTTGGTTGATATTTTATGTTAGGAGTAAGAGGAAAGTGAAACAATCAAAAGAGATACGTCAGAACTTCACTAGTTTGTCAAGGCTACGAGCAACTTACTTGTTCAACTGGATTATAATTTGCCAATATTGGAGGAATATTTCCTCAAAGTTTTGATGCATTcacttacacttttttttcttttttttttcttttttgagatggagtctcgcttattgcccaggctggagtatagtggggtgatcttggctcaatgcagcctctgcctccagggttcaagcgattctcctgccttagcctcctgagtagctgcgattacaggaatgtaccaccacacccggctaattttttttttttttttttgagatggagtctcactctgtcacccaggctggagtccagtggcgtgatcttggctcactgcaacctccatctcccgggttcaagcaattctcctgcctcagcctcctgagtggctgggattacaggtacccgccaccaaacgaggctaatttttgtatttttagtagagacggggttttgccatgttggccaggctggtcttgaactcctgacatcaagtgatccgcccacctcggcctcccaaagtgcttcgattacaggcgtgagccaccgcaccctccAACACTTTCAAGTTTAACCAGTAATGTTAACGTTTTCTCCGCCACTGTCTTAAGTCTAGACGACTTAGCAGTTATTAAGCATTGCTGACTTGCGTGGTGTACTCTCCCACCATGGGCAGATTTCAAGCTGCCGAAGGATGTCACTGAATGGAAAGCTGATAAGAGCTTTCATAGAGTATTTCCACAGTGCAGATATGACAGACGTCAGAATGTCTGCACACAGCAGgcgctcaataaatgcttgcagcatgaataaattaatgaatccTACTTCGTGAATGAAAGTGCACCTGGTAAGTCCTAAAGCAACACGTCTTCGAGTTCTTAGGATGCTAAGACAGGCTGATTCCAGTTAGTCTGGAAGTAGCTGTGGGGCGCAGCGCAGGCAGGAAAAGGGCTGGACCCCGAGTCACCGCCcggccccagcccctgccctgtccccgcccccgcccccgacCCATCCCCGCCCCCTCCTGCCCCACCACCGGTCTGGCCCCGCCCCTCATCCCCGCCCCACCCCTCACCGCCCTTCTCCCCGCCTCTGACCCCGCCCCGTCTCTGACCCCTCCCCAGCTCTGACTCGGCCCCGCCCGCCCCGGCTCTGATCAGGCTCCCCCCAATCCCCACCCCTCACCGCCCTTCTCCCCGCCTCTGGCTCGGCCCCGCTCCCTCTCGGCCTCCAGCCCACCCTTCTGTCCGGCACGCGCCGCCGGCACCTGTTTCCGGGCGCGCCTCCAGAGGCCGGCGCACAAGATGGCGGGCCTGGCGGCCTGAAGAGGGTGGCCGGGGCTCGGCCGTGGGCTCTAACGCGGGGCTGGGGGTCGGAGACAGACTTCACCCAGGTGACAGGTAGTAGGAGCGGCGCCGCTGGACCTCTTGGGGTGTAAGACCCGCTTGCTGCTGCCCCCAGACCTTGCCGCCACACCAGCCCTGTCCTGGGGCGGAACCGAAGGAAGGTCAGGCCCGGCTGCCCCGCCCCGTCCTTCCTCCTTCCCGGGCGGTCACTGTGCGTGGCTCACTTTTAGAGTTTACTACAGCCACGTGGAGCTTCCATGGCGGCCTCTCAGGTCCTGGGGGAGAAGATTAACATCCTGTCGGGAGAGACTGTCAAAGCTGGGGACAGGGAACCGCTGGGGAACGACTGTCCCGAGCAAGATAGGCTCCCCCAGCGCTCCTGGAGGCAGAAGTGCGCCTCCTACGTGTTGGCCCTGAGGCCCTGGAGCTTCAGTGCCTCACTCACACCGGTGGCCCTGGGCAGTGCCCTTGCCTACAGATCCCACGGTGTCCTGGATCCCAGGCTCTTGGTGGGTTGTGCCGTGGCTGTCCTGGCTGTGCACGGGGCCGGTAATTTGGTCAACACTTACTATGACTTTTCCAAGGGCATTGACCACAAAAAGAGTGATGACAGGACACTTGTGGACCGAATCTTGGAGCCCCAGGATGTCGTCCGGTTCGGAGTCTTCCTCTACACGCTGGGCTGCGTCTGTGCCGCTTGCCTCTACTGCCTATCCCCTCTGAAACTGGAACACTTGGCTCTCATCTACTTTGGAGGCCTGTCTGGCTCCTTTCTCTACACAGGAGGTAAGACTTGGCCTGTCCTGTTCGCTGCAGGTCTTAGTGGCGTCCACTGGAAACCGCTGCTTTGTAGAGGAGTTATAGGGATGTCAAAGGTGGCTTTCTAAATTAGGCCACTTTGAGTCTATAATTGTGGGTCATGAGAATTTTTTGAAACAGTGATTTGAGAAGATCCTGGTTTCACTTATGGACGTAGGGCATGACTCAAAATTTTAtatggacatttatttttatttttgtttatttatttatttattttttgagatggagtctcgctctgttgcccaggctggagagcagtggcacgatctcagcccactgcagcctccgcctcccatgttcaagcgattctcctgcctcagcctcccgagtagctggggctacaggtgcacgccaccacgcccggctaatttttgtatttttagtagagacggggtttcaccatgttggccaagatagtctcgatctcctgaccctcgtgatccacccacctcagcctcccaaagtgctaggattacaggcgtgagccaccgcgcccggtcaggacatttttaaaaaaaatttttttgagacagagtctcgctctgttgctcaggcaagagtgcagtggcaccatctctgctcactgcaacctctgtctcccgggttcaagcgattctcatgcctcagcccccaagtagctgggaaaatacaggcatgtgccaccacgcctggctaatttttgtatttttagtagggacagggtttcaccgtgttgaccgggctggtctcgaactcctgactttgtgacctgcctgccttgccctccaaaagtgctgggattacaggtgtgagccaccatgcccggcctatatgGACATTTtttgtgactctttttttttaatcactcatacttttttttttttttttttgagacagagtctcactctgttgcccaggctggagtgcagtggcgcggtctcagctcactgcaagctccgcctcctgggttcatgccattctcctgcctcagcctcctgagtagctgggactacaggcgcccaccatcacgcccagctaattttttgtatttttagtagagatggggtttcaccatgttagccaagatggtctcgatctcctgaccttgtgatccgcccacctcggcctccgaaagtgctgggattaccggcgtgagccactgcgcctggcctcactCATACTTTATAATGCCACAGTTTCAAATATTAGTAGAATTAAATTTGAAGAGTTCAAAATGATACACGTAATTACTTCTAGCTACTTTGCTAGGTGACTTCTTGCAAGAGGCTGATTAAGGTAGTGATGGGCAGGTGGGTAAGCCCTatatattgagcacctattatgtaccaggcactgttctgtgtGATCACAGCAGTCACAGATCCCTGCCCTCGTGAAACTTATATATTGTTGtgagaagagacagaaagtaaaactAGAAAATTATAGTTAGGGTGACCAACATCCTGGTTTGCTCAGGACTAAGGCAACAGGACTAAGTGGGATGTGCAACTTCTGGTACTAAAACCAGGAAAGTTCAAAAAAAGTAGAGCTATTACTATTTTAAGTAGTTTGATCAGGGTAGGCTTCATCAAAAAGGTAACATTTGGCTGTATCCCAGCAGCTCATGGCTGTATCCCAGcccttggggaggctgaa
Protein-coding regions in this window:
- the UBIAD1 gene encoding ubiA prenyltransferase domain-containing protein 1; amino-acid sequence: MAASQVLGEKINILSGETVKAGDREPLGNDCPEQDRLPQRSWRQKCASYVLALRPWSFSASLTPVALGSALAYRSHGVLDPRLLVGCAVAVLAVHGAGNLVNTYYDFSKGIDHKKSDDRTLVDRILEPQDVVRFGVFLYTLGCVCAACLYCLSPLKLEHLALIYFGGLSGSFLYTGGIGFKYVALGDLIILITFGPLAVMFAYAIQVGSLAIFPLVYAIPLALSTEAILHSNNTRDMESDREAGIVTLAILIGPTFSYILYNTLLFLPYLVFSILATHCTISLALPLLTIPMAFSLERQFRSQAFNKLPQRTAKLNLLLGLFYVFGIILAPAGSLPKL